A segment of the Lathamus discolor isolate bLatDis1 chromosome 9, bLatDis1.hap1, whole genome shotgun sequence genome:
ACAGCAAACCGCAGTAGCAGGAGGGCACACAGGGAGGGGATGGCTGTTGGCATGGAATTCTGCAACAAAATCCTGGCTCCTTTGTGCGCATCTTTGAAATAAACCAAACTGTTTCgatatactttttaaaatgaattttaaaaacacataagCCTCATAAAATCCTTgtggctggtttggtttttaaagtcAATGATCCAATGTGTCTTAGGAATAAAAGATGCTGTGTAACACCCTGTGTACATACAGCCTGCACAGCTGGTGTACAATAAGGATCTTGAGCTTCAGCTATCAACATCAACATGCACCCAAGGTACAGCTAACAGCACGCTGCACTCTTGcctcctgcactgcagcttgttccatcacagaatcaccaaatcatagaatgggttgggttggaaaggaccttaagatcatccagttccaaccccctgccataggcagggacatctcacactaaaccatgtcacccaaggctctgtgtgacctggccttgaacactgccagggatggagcattcacaacttccctgggcaacccactccagtgcctcaccgccctaacaggaaagaacttcttccttatatccaatctaaacttcccctgtttcagtttgaacccattaccccttgtcttattgctacagtccctgatgaagagtccctccccagcatccttatagccccccttcacacactggaaggctgctctgaggtctccacgcagccttctcttctccaggctgaacagccccaacttcctcagcctgtcttcatacgggaggtgctccagcccctgatcatccttgtggcctcctctggacttgttcaacagttccacgtccttcttatgttgaggacaccagaactgcacacaatgctccaggtgaggtctcacaagagcagagtagaggggcaggatcacctccttcaacctgctggtcacactgcttttgatgagACCCAGGATAaggctggtttctgggctgccagcacttactgcatccagctcatgttgtttctcatcaaccaacatccccaagtccttctcctcagggctgctctgaatctctgcccacctgtagctgtgcttgggattgcctcGACCCAGGTTCAATTTCTGCCCTCTTCCACAGGAGGCCTTACACAAATCCCATGGGAATTGGCAGTTTCACCTGCAGGGAGCTCCCTCAGTGGCCCCTCTGGCAGGGCCTGAGCCTGTCCCAACCCTGGACCCTGCACAACCAGCTCTGGGGAACGCGTCTGTTTCGAgatgtaaatcagaaccacaggTTGCAGAGTGGGGGATCCTGAAGGAAACGTTAGGCAGTGCTAAACTGAAGAAGAATCTAGAGGCCTGGGGAGGTCACACGTTGGTAAGTAAATAGTAACAATAACCTTAATATCCTGTAAAAATCTGTTGCACCTACAGAGGCAGAGCCTTCTCTTATACCTCCAGGGATCTGTTTCCCAGAGATTGTAAGCACTCCCTGTCTATCCCTGTGAATATGAGTGTTCAGCCTATAAAGAAATCAGATCCCTCCAAAGCACTCTGCATTAAAGATTCAGTCCCTTCCACAGATGGGTGCCCTGCATCAGGGCAGGATCACCCTGAGATCCCCCAGAGGGGGGTGCCTGCATGCTCAGTGATGGGGATTAGCTGCCACCAGGCAGCACGAGGGCAGTGCCCGGCTCTAAAGCACAGCATCAGTGATGCTGCTCAATCAGAGCTACAGAATTTACCATCCCGTAGCTCATCACAGTGGGAATTGCACTCAGCAGCTAGAGGATATGGACTCAGGGAAGCTCTCCCTGTGGCAGGCTCCTATGTGCCTGTGGGCAAAATCATAGTTTTGGACAAATGCTTGCATGGGAAGTTGCAAGACATGAGGTTTTAATGGTAAAGACAGCAGTCAGCAAGCATTCATCTCTTTGCTACACAGATAGCTTGGGACTAACACCTAGCAGGGGGCAGGAATCAGGATCAGTGAAGCCTGATGTCCTTTTCTAGAAGGTTCCTtgcccccaccccccaccccccatacCACTTTCTTCCAGGCACCTTGAACAGAGGTGGAACTGGTGCAGTGGCCATTAACAAAGGCCAGTTAACCAAGTGGACATCCTCTACAAATAAGGTCTGTTATACGAATTACAGATAAAACACACCGGATTCCCTGTGTAAGGAGTAACGGCCAGGACAAGGCTATGTGTTAATTGTGCTCAGTAGCACTGCACCTGACAACAGGTAACAAAGTGAACAGTTCTAAGTTGCAGCACCCAGATGGGAACACCCTTGCTAAAGCAACTGAAGATGCTGACCCACCAGCTAACGAAGTACAGTGGTCCCAGCCCTGGACACAGAGTGGGTTTAGCAGCTGACCACACATGACTCCCTCAGCTACCTGTACACCCCAGAGATATCCCACCTCCATCCGCTGTGCTGGAGCATAACATCTGGGCACAGTGATTACTTGTGACAGAAAACAGCTGAAGTTTCACGCTCCAGATCTCCTGAACTCTTGAGTAACTCTAAACCCTCTGACATGACCCAGCAATGTCCACATCACTATTTTTCATCCAGGGCTTCAAGGTATGAAGAGCAAGATCCGGTGTTAGGCCTCCACAAGAGACAAGGAAACATATATTAAACAAGAAGCAGTCTCTCCACGAGATAACACCCACACAAGACAGAGTTAGAggtgtggaaaaaaacagatcAGGAATAGGCAGCTACGAAGAAGCGATGCTGCCACATTCAAACACAGGTCCATCCCTTCTTCATGTGTTGCTTCACATCAGAGCTGTAACAATTCCCAGGTCAAGTCAGTCTCAGGACAAAATGCACTTATCCCAGACAACAGATACACTCATCTCAGCCATTCTGGTTATTTGGCATTCTCACAGTTACATGGGCTACAGTCTCTACAGCAGGTTTCATTCAGTATGCTGAGCAGACATTCCTTTGGCAGTAAGGTCATGTGTTTAGTGGGTCTAGTATTTGTTTGAGTTCAGGGCTAAAATACTTCACAGACTGTCTAGGGCACTCTCAGCTGTGTTCTGCAGGCAGTTCTTGGTACAGATCAGATCACTACTGTCTTTAGTGAATTTAAAGGACTTTAACCCAGTCCTTTAAACCTGCTACAAAAGGCAGAGATGGAAGCAGGACTACATTCACGTGCTCTTTTACAGCTCCCTCCTGCAGATACATGCTCTGTGCCCAAAAACTCCAGCCAGAACTCGGATGGTGAGGCTGCAACTCCTGAGTGAGCAAACCACCTATTGTCCTTGTGGCCACGCTCCTCAGAGTGCCCCAGAGCTGCCCGTGCTTGTTCCAATCCAGCCGCTGGCTCAAGCGATGTTCCCAAAGCAGCAGCCGCTCCTAACAACAGGAGGACCCTGATTTGGAGCTGGAGTGCAGGTCAATGGTGTGGCCCAGCATGCAGTGCTCCAGCTGCTCCTCCACCGCCAGCACTTGTCGCACAGCCTCCTCAAAGGCCACTGCCACATTGGTGTCATCCTTGGCACTAGTCTCCAGGTACGGATAGTTACCGTTCTCCATGCACCAGGCCTGGGCCTCCTCTGTGCTCACTTGTCTCTCAAGTTTGTCTATCTTGTTGCCCAGGACTACGAATGGAAAGTGTTCAGGGTCCTTCACGTCAGCATAATAGATAAACTCCTTCTGCCAGTTACTGAGGTTCTCAAAGCTCTGCCGGTCATCCACACTGAAGGTCAGCAGGCAGCAGTCTGCTCCCCTGTAAAAGGGGGTTCGCAGGCTCTTGAATCTCTCCTGTCCTGCAGTGTCCCAGATCTGGAGGGTCACAAAACGTCCATCCACCTCCAGGTCCCGGTTTAGGAACTCCACCCCAATGGTGTGGAAGGCCTGTGAGTCAAACTTGTTGGTGACGTACCGGTTCATGAGGGAACTCTTTCCAACTCCACCATCCCCAAGGAGAATGACCTTTAAGAGCAAAGACTTGCCACTCATTGCAGCAGGACGGAGGGGCACAGGACCAAGGCAATCTGCAGGGTTCAGAAATAGTACAAAATAGCTGCTTGACTCACAGATTCTGCAGAAAGTCACACACAGACGAGCAAAATACGGCATTTCCATCCCCATTTCTGAACGAGTTTTGTATATAGGAGGTAATCTCCCCTAGTAGAAAGATTAGAGCTGGGAATTGGACAAGGTTTCAGGGACACAAGTCCTTCATCAGGTCCAAAATGGAAGTAGCAGGTCACTGCAGTAAGTGCAAGGTAAGAACAACTGTTGAGGGTTTAGTAACAATTATACCACTTTTGGTCAAAACTCTGTTTCTGAAAGCTTGTCTAGTTTTTCCCAACATACCATCACTCTTAAGCATTTCTGCTGGCTGTCTTCTCCCAGAAACAGCAAATCCACCAGGGATCACCATCACCAGGCCTTTCTTTCCGTTGTACAGTCACTAGCTGAAT
Coding sequences within it:
- the RAB9B gene encoding ras-related protein Rab-9B, whose translation is MSGKSLLLKVILLGDGGVGKSSLMNRYVTNKFDSQAFHTIGVEFLNRDLEVDGRFVTLQIWDTAGQERFKSLRTPFYRGADCCLLTFSVDDRQSFENLSNWQKEFIYYADVKDPEHFPFVVLGNKIDKLERQVSTEEAQAWCMENGNYPYLETSAKDDTNVAVAFEEAVRQVLAVEEQLEHCMLGHTIDLHSSSKSGSSCC